In a single window of the Aminomonas paucivorans DSM 12260 genome:
- a CDS encoding fatty-acid metabolism regulator protein, translating into MQRLEVIARTYYDSVTLMRVAKEITAREGVKSASLSMGTEANLRILAAGGFDLTGLEAGPNDLILAVAGEESVLEEALSTAKAYLANPPWRQNQDDGGTYRPRSLDGAVTVLPEANLAIVSVAGRYAGDVALECLGRDLNVMLYSDNVSLEKEVEIKKVAREKGLLVMGPDCGTIIVRGVAMGMANACPTGPVSLVAAAGTGLQEVHVQLAKRGVGTLHGIGTGGRDVKAEVGGLMVEMGVQTLLADDEVKVLVVVGKPPAPEVEQKILAQVRAGGKPAVLGFIGGEARGDQPPVYICRELEETAAVAAALAKGEDVASARRSLAEADDALKALAGKIGPRKGWLRGLYSGGTLCYEAQLIAQDLLGPIHSNTPLKKELRLEDSLASVEHSIVDFGEDEFTQGRLHPMIDVSLRAARFEEEAKDPEVGVILFDVVIGYGCNPDPATGLVEGILKARALGKDRIAFVASICGTEADPQDGARQRRILEEAGVTVCHSNAQAARLAAYLLKG; encoded by the coding sequence TTGCAGCGCTTGGAAGTGATCGCCCGCACCTACTACGACAGCGTCACCCTCATGAGGGTGGCCAAGGAAATCACCGCTCGGGAAGGGGTCAAGAGCGCCTCCCTGTCCATGGGCACGGAGGCGAACCTGCGGATCCTGGCGGCGGGGGGCTTCGACCTGACGGGGCTGGAAGCCGGACCCAACGACCTGATCCTGGCGGTGGCCGGGGAGGAGTCGGTCCTGGAGGAGGCCCTGTCCACCGCCAAGGCCTACCTGGCCAACCCGCCCTGGCGGCAGAACCAGGACGACGGAGGGACCTACCGGCCCCGAAGTCTGGACGGAGCGGTGACGGTGCTGCCGGAGGCCAACCTGGCCATCGTCTCCGTGGCGGGGCGCTACGCCGGGGACGTGGCCTTGGAGTGTCTGGGGCGGGACCTGAACGTGATGCTCTACTCCGACAACGTGTCCCTGGAGAAGGAAGTGGAGATCAAGAAGGTGGCCCGGGAGAAGGGGCTTCTGGTGATGGGGCCGGACTGCGGCACCATCATCGTCCGGGGAGTGGCCATGGGCATGGCCAACGCCTGTCCCACCGGGCCCGTGTCCCTGGTGGCCGCGGCGGGGACGGGGCTCCAGGAGGTACACGTCCAGCTGGCCAAGCGGGGCGTGGGGACCCTCCACGGCATCGGAACCGGCGGCCGGGACGTGAAGGCCGAGGTGGGGGGCCTCATGGTGGAGATGGGGGTCCAGACCCTCCTGGCGGACGACGAGGTGAAGGTCCTGGTGGTGGTGGGCAAGCCCCCGGCTCCGGAGGTGGAGCAAAAGATCCTGGCCCAGGTTCGGGCGGGGGGGAAACCCGCCGTCCTGGGGTTCATCGGCGGGGAGGCTCGGGGGGACCAGCCCCCGGTGTACATCTGCCGGGAGCTGGAGGAGACCGCCGCGGTGGCCGCCGCCCTGGCCAAGGGGGAGGACGTGGCCTCCGCCCGCCGAAGCCTGGCGGAGGCGGACGATGCCCTCAAGGCCCTGGCGGGGAAGATCGGCCCCCGCAAGGGGTGGCTCCGGGGGCTCTACTCCGGCGGCACCCTGTGCTACGAGGCCCAGCTCATCGCCCAGGACCTGCTGGGGCCCATCCACAGCAACACCCCCCTGAAGAAGGAGCTGCGCCTGGAGGACAGCCTGGCCTCGGTGGAACACTCCATCGTGGACTTCGGGGAGGACGAGTTCACCCAGGGGCGGCTGCATCCCATGATCGACGTGTCCCTGCGGGCCGCCCGGTTCGAGGAGGAGGCCAAGGACCCGGAGGTGGGGGTGATCCTCTTCGACGTGGTCATCGGCTACGGCTGCAACCCCGACCCCGCCACGGGGCTGGTGGAGGGGATCCTCAAGGCCCGGGCCCTGGGGAAGGACCGCATCGCCTTCGTGGCCTCCATCTGCGGCACCGAGGCGGATCCCCAGGACGGGGCGCGGCAGCGCCGCATCCTGGAGGAGGCGGGGGTGACGGTGTGCCACAGCAACGCCCAGGCGGCCCGCTTGGCGGCGTACCTGCTGAAGGGGTGA
- a CDS encoding DUF2877 domain-containing protein, which yields MDTPVLLGVSVDWPDVPPPLRVREAHRRAVNLEDPRGRRFSLVTDPRDLGPRTAWLSLLPELREGEPGPDLPRGEEGLRFDPRIRPGRPRPRWRPLWEEWPVFLEDPELRVLGEALREEDPLTLAGLGPGHTPAGDDWIAGWLVALGWIGSPESLRARGELGRRFDPGCTAWLAGEVIRDALEGLAWARPAALTAALEGEDGEAVLRAVSAMTDWGHTSGRAWLAGFAGALGRFDATAPR from the coding sequence GTGGACACCCCGGTCCTCCTGGGGGTCAGCGTCGACTGGCCGGACGTTCCCCCGCCCCTTCGGGTGCGGGAGGCGCACCGCCGGGCGGTGAACCTTGAAGACCCCCGGGGGAGGCGCTTCAGCCTGGTGACGGACCCTAGGGACCTGGGGCCCCGGACAGCCTGGCTGAGCCTTCTGCCGGAGCTTCGGGAGGGGGAGCCGGGACCGGACCTCCCGAGGGGGGAGGAGGGGCTTCGCTTCGACCCCCGCATCCGTCCGGGGAGGCCCCGCCCCCGGTGGCGGCCCCTGTGGGAGGAATGGCCCGTCTTCCTGGAGGACCCGGAGCTTCGGGTCTTGGGGGAAGCCCTGCGGGAGGAGGACCCCCTGACCCTGGCGGGCCTGGGGCCGGGGCACACCCCCGCGGGGGACGACTGGATCGCGGGGTGGCTGGTGGCCCTGGGGTGGATCGGTTCCCCCGAGAGCCTTCGTGCCCGGGGGGAGCTGGGAAGACGGTTCGATCCGGGGTGCACCGCCTGGCTGGCGGGAGAGGTGATCCGGGACGCCCTGGAGGGGCTCGCCTGGGCCCGTCCGGCGGCCCTGACGGCCGCCCTGGAGGGGGAGGACGGGGAGGCGGTGCTCCGGGCCGTCTCGGCCATGACGGATTGGGGACACACCTCCGGAAGGGCCTGGCTGGCGGGATTCGCCGGGGCACTGGGGAGGTTTGACGCAACAGCCCCCCGCTAG
- a CDS encoding CaiB/BaiF CoA transferase family protein, which produces MTERKKPLEGLVVLDLTRVLAGPFAGMMLADMGARVIKVENPQGGDDARAYTPFQNGESAYFMSLNRGKESVTLNLKHPEGKRILKELAARADILVENYKPGTMKKLGLDYDVLSRVNPRLIYAASSGFGQTGPYSDRPAYDLIVQGMGGLQSITGTDPKHPLKVGSSMADILAGIFAVTGILAALHHRDLTGRGQMVDVAMLDCLVATLENAVARYETSGVAPGPIGNDHPSICPFATFESADGFINIAAGNDVLWARLCEVLGIPETAADPRFLTNRDRIENWLALKAILNAQTQGKTTAQWMEALMAVQVPCGPINTIDKVVSDPQVLAREMIVPVAHPVAGELKMPGVPIKFSETPASIAGPAPLLGEHVGAIYGGLLGMSEEEIRKLREEGAI; this is translated from the coding sequence ATGACGGAGAGGAAGAAGCCCCTGGAAGGACTGGTGGTGCTGGACCTGACCCGGGTGCTGGCGGGGCCCTTTGCGGGCATGATGCTGGCGGACATGGGGGCACGGGTCATCAAGGTGGAGAACCCCCAGGGGGGGGACGACGCCCGGGCCTACACCCCCTTCCAAAACGGGGAGAGCGCCTACTTCATGAGCCTCAATCGGGGCAAGGAGAGCGTCACCCTCAACCTGAAGCACCCCGAGGGGAAGCGCATCCTCAAGGAACTGGCGGCGCGGGCGGACATCCTGGTGGAGAACTACAAGCCCGGCACCATGAAGAAGCTGGGGCTGGACTACGACGTTCTCTCCCGGGTGAACCCCCGGCTCATCTACGCCGCCAGCTCGGGTTTCGGCCAGACGGGGCCCTACAGCGACCGCCCCGCCTACGACCTCATCGTCCAGGGCATGGGGGGGCTTCAGAGCATCACCGGGACGGACCCGAAGCACCCCCTCAAGGTGGGGTCCTCCATGGCGGACATCCTGGCGGGGATCTTCGCGGTCACGGGGATCCTGGCGGCGCTGCACCACCGGGACCTCACCGGCCGGGGCCAGATGGTGGACGTGGCCATGCTGGACTGCCTGGTGGCCACCCTGGAGAACGCCGTGGCCCGGTACGAGACCAGCGGCGTGGCTCCGGGCCCCATCGGGAACGACCATCCCTCCATCTGCCCCTTCGCCACCTTCGAGAGCGCCGACGGGTTCATCAACATCGCCGCGGGGAACGACGTGCTGTGGGCCCGCCTGTGCGAGGTCCTGGGAATCCCCGAGACCGCCGCGGACCCCCGGTTCCTCACGAACCGGGACCGCATCGAGAACTGGCTCGCCCTCAAGGCGATCCTGAACGCCCAGACCCAGGGGAAGACCACGGCCCAGTGGATGGAGGCCCTGATGGCGGTGCAGGTGCCCTGCGGCCCCATCAACACCATCGACAAGGTGGTGTCGGACCCTCAGGTGCTGGCTCGGGAGATGATCGTCCCGGTGGCTCATCCCGTGGCGGGGGAACTGAAGATGCCCGGGGTGCCCATCAAGTTCTCCGAGACCCCTGCGTCCATCGCCGGTCCCGCTCCCCTGTTGGGGGAGCACGTGGGGGCGATCTACGGCGGCCTCCTGGGGATGTCGGAGGAGGAGATCCGGAAGCTGCGGGAGGAGGGGGCCATTTAG
- a CDS encoding carbon-nitrogen hydrolase family protein, giving the protein MRRMIGAAIQFAIEPMDVRANLEKAEGWIDACVRESKADLVVLPESFTTGFTPRGTASDIWDAVTSIPGPLTDVGVRWARQFGIHLVYPTYERGEERGVVYNSAALIGPDGILGVYRKTHPFPTERLEGGGWTTPGCRPFCVDTPLGRIGIVICYDGDFPELARATTLLGAEVICRPSAFMRTFDHWDLTNRARAYDNHVYWIATNTVGRDESGSFYFGGSMIVHPTAVKLAQARASEEYIWAELDPDPLRKVVPCGSSEQWFDHVEDRNLGSYEGILHEGRCAFEPARRIPYGR; this is encoded by the coding sequence ATGCGACGAATGATCGGGGCGGCGATCCAGTTCGCCATTGAGCCCATGGATGTGCGGGCCAACCTGGAGAAGGCGGAGGGGTGGATCGACGCCTGCGTTCGGGAATCCAAGGCGGACTTGGTGGTACTGCCGGAGAGCTTCACCACGGGGTTCACCCCCCGGGGGACCGCCTCGGACATCTGGGATGCGGTGACCTCCATCCCGGGTCCCCTGACGGATGTGGGGGTGCGCTGGGCTCGGCAGTTCGGCATCCACCTGGTGTACCCCACCTATGAGCGGGGGGAGGAGCGCGGGGTGGTGTACAACTCCGCCGCCCTCATCGGCCCCGACGGAATCCTCGGGGTCTACCGGAAGACCCACCCCTTTCCCACGGAGCGCCTGGAGGGGGGCGGCTGGACCACCCCGGGGTGCAGGCCCTTCTGTGTCGACACCCCCCTGGGGCGCATCGGCATCGTGATCTGCTACGACGGGGACTTCCCGGAGCTGGCCCGGGCCACCACCCTGCTGGGGGCGGAGGTCATCTGCCGGCCCTCGGCGTTCATGCGCACCTTCGACCACTGGGACCTGACCAACCGGGCCCGGGCCTACGACAACCACGTGTACTGGATCGCCACCAACACCGTGGGGCGGGACGAGTCGGGGTCCTTCTACTTCGGCGGTTCCATGATCGTGCACCCCACGGCGGTGAAGCTGGCCCAGGCCCGGGCCAGCGAGGAGTACATCTGGGCTGAGCTGGACCCGGACCCCTTGCGGAAGGTGGTCCCCTGCGGCTCCTCGGAGCAGTGGTTCGACCACGTGGAGGACCGGAACCTGGGAAGCTACGAGGGCATCCTGCACGAAGGCCGCTGCGCCTTCGAGCCGGCAAGACGCATCCCCTACGGGAGGTAG
- a CDS encoding PucR family transcriptional regulator has protein sequence MIAADLLRHHLFPDFELLGGSGGLNRELSSVSVIDAPDVDRWMRGGEFLIGSGYIFREDPEGFAPFLRRVEEKGIAALGIKLDRYHHQLPGSMVAESDSLNLPLVAIPLNYRWTDVIEGVQAFLFQEKRRGDQAQEDLGSFWEEGLDLRRLLSGFALRLGLPLVVQSTQLGLNHQFLPDGRIEGADQVQAFLKTPVVQEKGLPRRGQILENLELRNSGVLQWCAVYRFVADTPLTLHLGLSAGEQTPSTRQERMVLRALTLLRAAALEVATLSDRWVVKKEKFFEGLCLEIYNDPEMVRANLEELGVALPRRGCIVVASSSREAEPPRWVPPEAVFSHRLGDQWTGLLPLPDPDGAKRDWGQKAERAGVHLALGGTVQTPLEISRSYQEAKRTSNWLREFSLPPGVYLHEELSLYALLDSLARLPEARGVYRRYWEPLLAEPTGGRRSLPLRELAKALIQTDFNARLCAQNLHLHYNTVRNHLEDLEGLLDLDLSNPHHRLGLILASHIHGSFQKRGGEG, from the coding sequence ATGATCGCCGCAGACCTTCTGCGTCACCACCTCTTTCCGGACTTCGAGCTGCTGGGAGGAAGCGGGGGGCTCAACCGGGAACTCTCGTCGGTGTCCGTCATCGACGCCCCGGACGTGGACCGCTGGATGCGGGGGGGGGAGTTCCTCATCGGAAGCGGGTACATCTTCCGGGAGGACCCGGAGGGGTTCGCTCCCTTCCTGCGAAGGGTGGAGGAAAAGGGCATCGCCGCCCTGGGGATCAAGTTGGACCGCTACCACCACCAGCTTCCGGGAAGCATGGTGGCGGAGTCGGACTCCCTGAACCTTCCCCTGGTGGCCATCCCCCTGAACTACCGATGGACCGACGTCATCGAGGGGGTTCAGGCCTTCCTGTTCCAGGAAAAACGCCGGGGGGACCAGGCCCAGGAAGACCTGGGGAGCTTCTGGGAGGAGGGACTGGACCTGCGGCGCCTCCTCTCCGGCTTCGCCCTGCGCCTCGGGCTTCCCCTGGTGGTGCAGTCCACCCAGCTGGGGCTGAACCACCAGTTCCTCCCCGACGGCCGCATCGAGGGAGCCGACCAGGTGCAGGCCTTCCTGAAAACCCCGGTGGTGCAGGAGAAGGGACTCCCCCGGCGGGGGCAGATCCTGGAGAATCTGGAGCTGCGCAACAGCGGGGTGCTCCAGTGGTGCGCCGTGTACCGCTTCGTGGCGGACACCCCCCTGACCCTGCACCTGGGTCTGAGCGCCGGGGAGCAGACCCCCTCCACCCGGCAGGAGCGCATGGTCCTGCGCGCCCTCACCCTGCTTCGGGCGGCGGCCCTGGAAGTGGCCACCCTGTCGGACCGATGGGTGGTGAAGAAGGAGAAGTTTTTCGAGGGGCTGTGCCTGGAGATCTACAACGACCCGGAGATGGTCCGGGCCAATCTGGAGGAGCTGGGGGTCGCCCTGCCCCGCCGGGGGTGCATCGTGGTGGCCTCCTCCAGTCGGGAGGCGGAGCCCCCCCGATGGGTTCCCCCGGAGGCGGTGTTCAGCCACCGCCTGGGGGATCAGTGGACGGGGCTTCTGCCCCTGCCGGACCCGGACGGAGCCAAGCGGGACTGGGGACAGAAGGCGGAACGGGCGGGGGTCCACCTGGCCCTGGGGGGCACGGTGCAGACCCCCCTGGAGATCAGCCGATCCTACCAGGAGGCCAAGCGCACCTCCAACTGGCTTCGGGAGTTCTCCCTGCCCCCGGGGGTCTACCTCCACGAGGAGCTGTCCCTCTACGCCCTCCTGGACAGCCTGGCCCGCCTCCCGGAAGCCCGGGGGGTCTACCGGCGCTATTGGGAACCCCTGCTGGCGGAGCCGACGGGGGGAAGGCGGAGCCTGCCCCTGCGGGAGCTGGCGAAGGCCCTCATCCAGACGGACTTCAACGCCCGCCTCTGCGCCCAGAACCTGCACCTGCACTACAACACGGTGCGCAACCATCTGGAGGACCTGGAGGGCCTGCTGGACCTGGATCTGTCCAACCCCCACCACCGTCTGGGGCTGATCCTGGCCAGCCACATCCACGGCTCCTTCCAGAAGCGCGGGGGGGAAGGCTAG
- a CDS encoding MFS transporter, translating to MILRDLLRRLDWRAWVLQDVGNSAFATTILAVLYPLYYREVLGAGAEASSVLAWWGYVSALSMLLTALLAPGLGALADGAGRRKGALLAATALGVGASAAMGLLGEGHWVWGLALFALGSLGFSFNNVFYDSFLPHLAAPEERAGLSSAGYALGYLGGGTLLVANAALAGFWGEAGFRLSFLSVALWWGLFTLPFLRHVGEPPPSPREPGETWGASAYGRPWRTLLGLRHQPDLLWFLGAFWLYNDGIGTIMRMGVLYGSSLGLGQGTLLGALVATQFVGVPCTILFGRLAGRWGDRRVLLAGLGGYLALCAFIPFVVRPWHFWVLALGVGVVQGGTQALSRSLFASLVPKERSAELYGFYDLSSKFAGVLGPFLFGLLAQLTGSLRMGGPVLGLFFLGGMAMLRRVRAGGRP from the coding sequence GTGATCCTCCGCGACCTGCTTCGCCGCCTCGACTGGCGGGCCTGGGTCCTCCAGGACGTGGGGAACTCCGCCTTTGCCACCACCATCCTGGCGGTGCTGTACCCCCTGTACTATCGGGAGGTGCTGGGGGCGGGGGCCGAGGCTTCCTCGGTGCTGGCCTGGTGGGGCTACGTCTCCGCCCTCTCCATGCTCCTCACGGCCCTGCTGGCCCCGGGGCTGGGGGCGCTGGCGGACGGGGCGGGGCGGCGCAAGGGGGCGCTTCTGGCCGCCACGGCCCTGGGGGTAGGTGCCTCCGCCGCCATGGGCCTCCTGGGGGAAGGGCATTGGGTCTGGGGGTTGGCCCTCTTCGCCCTGGGTTCCCTGGGGTTTTCCTTCAACAACGTGTTCTACGATTCCTTCCTGCCCCACCTGGCGGCCCCGGAGGAGCGGGCGGGGCTCTCCTCGGCGGGGTACGCCCTGGGCTACCTGGGGGGAGGAACGCTGCTGGTGGCCAACGCCGCCCTGGCTGGTTTCTGGGGGGAGGCGGGTTTCCGCCTGTCCTTTCTGTCCGTGGCCCTCTGGTGGGGGCTCTTCACCCTGCCCTTCCTGCGCCACGTGGGGGAGCCACCTCCGTCGCCGCGGGAACCGGGAGAGACCTGGGGAGCCTCGGCCTACGGGCGTCCCTGGCGCACCCTCCTGGGGCTGCGGCACCAGCCGGACCTGCTCTGGTTCCTGGGGGCCTTCTGGCTCTACAACGACGGCATCGGCACCATCATGCGCATGGGGGTGCTCTACGGCAGCTCCCTGGGGCTGGGACAGGGGACCCTCCTGGGAGCCCTGGTGGCCACCCAGTTCGTGGGGGTCCCCTGCACGATCCTGTTCGGCCGACTCGCCGGACGCTGGGGGGATCGGCGGGTTCTCCTGGCGGGGCTGGGGGGCTACCTGGCCCTGTGCGCCTTCATCCCCTTCGTGGTCCGGCCCTGGCATTTCTGGGTCCTGGCCCTGGGGGTGGGGGTGGTGCAGGGGGGGACTCAGGCCCTCTCCCGATCCCTCTTCGCCTCCCTGGTGCCCAAGGAGCGGAGCGCGGAACTCTACGGTTTCTACGATCTGTCCAGCAAGTTCGCGGGGGTCCTGGGGCCCTTCCTCTTCGGTCTGCTGGCCCAGCTCACCGGGTCTCTCCGGATGGGCGGGCCCGTCCTGGGTCTGTTCTTCCTGGGGGGCATGGCGATGCTTCGTCGGGTGAGGGCGGGGGGGAGACCCTAG
- a CDS encoding L,D-transpeptidase: MVRLLAFLLAAVCCAGGISEAAEPAGEVWLKIEKGQHRLVVFRGQAVWDAFPVALGSNPGQKQRRGDRRTPEGEFSVVRIQDSRAWTHDFRDGKGEIPGAYGPWFIRLKTGWDGIGIHGTHDPSSVGKDVTEGCIRLRNADLQKLRPLVRRGTRVAVLP; this comes from the coding sequence ATGGTGCGGTTGCTGGCGTTTCTCCTGGCAGCGGTGTGCTGCGCGGGGGGGATCTCCGAGGCGGCGGAACCCGCAGGCGAGGTCTGGCTCAAGATCGAGAAGGGGCAGCACCGTCTCGTCGTCTTTCGGGGGCAGGCCGTCTGGGACGCCTTCCCCGTGGCGTTGGGGTCGAACCCGGGACAGAAGCAGAGGCGGGGGGACCGCCGTACCCCGGAGGGGGAGTTCTCGGTGGTCCGGATCCAGGATTCCCGGGCCTGGACCCACGATTTCCGGGACGGGAAGGGGGAGATCCCCGGAGCCTACGGTCCCTGGTTCATCCGGCTGAAGACGGGTTGGGACGGCATCGGCATCCACGGAACCCACGACCCTTCCAGCGTCGGGAAGGACGTGACGGAGGGGTGCATCCGGCTCCGCAACGCGGACTTGCAGAAGCTGCGCCCCCTGGTTCGACGGGGCACCCGAGTGGCGGTTCTCCCTTGA
- a CDS encoding ABC transporter ATP-binding protein has product MPSVLHRGPAREGAPLIRLHDIQLRFGERVVLDSLDWNIPDRSRVALVGPNGTGKTTLLRILAGQAEPDDGSVELPPEAVVGYLPQDLVELGEDTVVEYLKARSGIAEVEARLGELEHRIAACTSEDPELRGLTLEHDRLHGRLHYGDGYAFDAEARKVLVGLGFRDGDGDRPCPDFSGGWKMRILLAALLLARPDVLLLDEPTNHLDTESMEWLEGYLRDFSGTLVVVSHDRRFLDRTAGSIAELARGKIVPYSYGYEAYLRAREARAAQLEKERQSRQEEIARVSAFVERFRYKASKAAQVQSRIKMLEKLEIDPEQEQARSVHIRFPEAPRCAYEVLRGEDLAKRYGDHLVFRDVSVTLHRGEKVALVGINGAGKSTLLRLLSQGEDPTEGTVELGSGVRKGTFSQESAQNLRYAHTVWEEVCSTGSKLNEQERRNLLGAFLFSGEDIHKPAGVLSGGEKSRLALLKLLLSDTNLLILDEPTNHLDQNTKDLFQRALLQYSGTILLVSHDRYFLDDLAERVLEIRDGRLYDYPGNYSYFVEKRAAQLAEEAGALAPQTQAPPRSVPREAKRAEAEERNRLYRLRKALQDRLDPVERAIGEEEARKTQVEALLCDPAVLGDSSRVQDLMKELRLLQESLKTRYEEWEALSLEMEAID; this is encoded by the coding sequence ATGCCCTCGGTCCTCCACCGAGGACCCGCAAGGGAGGGAGCACCCCTGATCCGTCTGCACGACATCCAACTCCGCTTCGGGGAGCGGGTGGTCCTGGACAGCCTGGACTGGAACATCCCCGACCGATCCCGAGTGGCCCTGGTGGGGCCCAACGGGACGGGCAAGACGACGCTGCTGCGCATCCTGGCGGGGCAGGCGGAGCCCGACGACGGCTCCGTGGAGCTGCCCCCCGAGGCGGTGGTGGGCTACCTGCCCCAGGACCTGGTGGAACTGGGCGAGGACACGGTGGTGGAGTACCTGAAGGCCCGGTCGGGCATCGCGGAGGTGGAAGCCCGCCTGGGGGAGCTGGAGCACCGCATCGCCGCCTGCACCTCCGAGGACCCGGAACTGCGGGGACTGACTCTGGAGCACGACCGGCTCCACGGAAGGCTCCACTACGGGGACGGCTACGCCTTCGACGCAGAGGCCCGCAAGGTCCTGGTGGGACTGGGGTTTCGGGACGGAGACGGGGACCGGCCCTGTCCGGACTTCTCCGGAGGCTGGAAGATGCGCATCCTCCTGGCGGCGCTTCTGCTGGCCCGGCCGGACGTGCTGCTTCTGGACGAACCCACGAACCACCTGGACACGGAGAGCATGGAGTGGCTGGAGGGATACCTGCGGGACTTCTCCGGGACCCTGGTGGTGGTGTCCCACGACCGCCGCTTCCTGGACCGGACGGCGGGAAGCATCGCGGAGCTGGCCCGGGGGAAGATCGTCCCCTACTCCTACGGTTACGAGGCCTACCTGCGGGCCCGGGAGGCCCGGGCCGCCCAGCTGGAGAAGGAGCGCCAATCCCGGCAGGAGGAGATCGCCCGGGTGTCCGCCTTCGTGGAGCGGTTCCGGTACAAGGCCTCCAAGGCCGCCCAGGTCCAAAGCCGCATCAAGATGCTGGAGAAGCTGGAGATCGACCCGGAGCAGGAACAGGCCCGGTCGGTGCACATCCGCTTCCCCGAGGCGCCCCGGTGCGCCTACGAGGTGCTCCGGGGGGAGGACCTGGCGAAGCGCTACGGGGACCATCTGGTCTTCCGGGACGTGTCCGTGACCCTGCATCGGGGGGAAAAAGTGGCCCTGGTGGGGATCAACGGGGCGGGCAAATCCACCCTCCTGCGCCTCCTGAGCCAGGGGGAGGACCCCACGGAGGGGACCGTGGAGCTGGGCTCGGGGGTGCGCAAGGGGACCTTCTCCCAGGAGAGCGCCCAGAATCTGCGCTACGCCCACACGGTGTGGGAGGAGGTCTGCTCCACCGGCTCCAAGCTGAACGAACAGGAACGGCGCAACCTCCTGGGGGCCTTCCTCTTCTCCGGGGAGGACATCCACAAACCCGCAGGGGTGCTCTCGGGGGGGGAAAAGTCCCGTCTGGCCCTGCTGAAGCTCCTCCTGTCGGACACGAACCTGCTGATCCTGGACGAGCCCACCAACCACCTGGACCAGAACACCAAGGACCTGTTCCAGCGGGCCCTGCTGCAATACTCCGGGACCATCCTGCTGGTGTCCCACGACCGGTACTTCCTGGACGACCTGGCGGAACGGGTGTTGGAGATCCGGGACGGAAGGCTCTACGACTACCCGGGGAACTACTCCTACTTCGTGGAGAAACGGGCGGCCCAGCTGGCGGAGGAGGCGGGAGCCCTGGCGCCCCAGACCCAGGCCCCTCCCCGCAGCGTCCCCCGGGAGGCGAAACGGGCGGAGGCGGAGGAGCGCAACCGGCTCTACCGGCTGCGCAAGGCCCTCCAGGACCGGCTGGATCCGGTGGAACGGGCCATCGGGGAGGAGGAGGCCCGCAAAACCCAGGTGGAGGCCCTGCTCTGCGATCCGGCGGTGCTGGGGGACTCCTCCCGGGTACAGGACCTGATGAAGGAGCTCAGACTCCTCCAGGAGAGCCTGAAGACCCGCTACGAGGAGTGGGAGGCCCTGAGCCTGGAGATGGAAGCAATCGACTAA